A window of Atribacterota bacterium genomic DNA:
TGGTGTTAATAGTCGTCAGATGATAACCTATATAACTTTACCCATGTTATCCGGTACTATAAAAACATCAGTTTATCTTTCTATTATCGGTTCTTTACAGGTATATGCACTGGTGTGGATTATGACTAGAGGTGGACCGGTTAATGCGAGCGAGGTTATGTCGACTTATATGTATCGCTACAGTTTTGTTCGTTTTGAGTTTGGTTATGGTTCGGCAGTGGCGATATTTATGCTACTAATTTCGCTGACCTTTTCTATAATTTATTTGCGCCTTACCAGGAAAGCAGAAGTTATGGCTTAGATGAGGAATTTTATATGTTGTTAAACAATTCAAAAAAAAGCAAAAAGTTGAAAAAGAACTATTCGGTAATTCTTAAATATATTATTCTAATTCTTGCTGCTCTCTTTATTTTATTCCCGATTGTTATGATTATTTTTGGAGCATTAAAAACTCGCGGAGAATTTATGACCATACCATATATTCCACCTATTCCTCCTAAGTGGGATAATATTAAAAAGGTCCTCAGCATGCCTATTTTCTGGTATATGCTGCGCAACAGTGTACTGGTGATGATTATGACTACTATAGGAGTTTTAAGTATTGCCGCCTTTGCCGCCTTTGCCTTTTCGCGGTTAAAGTTCCGCGGGCAGAATATATTTTTTAATTTTTTTACTCTGGGTTTAATGTTCCCGATTACTGTGGCTATTTTACCTATATACTTGGTGATACGTCAGATGGGTTTAACCAATAACCTTATGGGGGTAATTCTGGTACAGATAGCATTTCATCTCTCGGTTTCCATAGTAATTCTTCGAAATTTCTTTCTGGCAATTCCTTCTGAATTGCAGGATGCTGCAAGCATAGATGGATGTACCGCATTAGGTTTTTTCTGGTGTGTATTACTTCCACTGGCTCGCCCTTCCCTGGCAGCTGTTGCTGCATTGACTATGGTTAACAGTTGGAATGATTTACTGGTACCCCTGGTATTGATTGATAAAGAAAGGTTATGGACACTTCCCCTTGGTACCATGCAATTCCAGGGTCAGTATGGCATGGACTTATCATTGGTAGCAGCATTCTTGTTATTGTCCGCAATTCCTGCACTGATCTTCTATATCTTTGCTGAGCGTCAATTAGTTTCTGGCCTTACCGCTGGAGCATTGAAAGGTTAATTAATAAAACAGGTAGTTTATAAAAGTAATCAGGGTAAAATTAAGGAAATAGTATCTTGATACTGGTTAATTAAATAGAACAAAAATATAAAAATGAAGGATTTATAAAAATGAAGGATAAAGTTAATAGACAGACCAATGCCAACTGTCAAGAAAAAAATCATCTTTTTGCCAGGCAGTCTATTGATAAGAAAGTTCAGCATCTTTTATCCCGAATGACACTAGAGGAAAAGATTGCTCAATTAGGAAGTGTCTGGATATATGAGATATTGGAAGGTAATAGTTTTTCTCAGGGAAAAGCCAAAAAATTGATGAAGCATGGGATCGGGCAGGTAACCCGACTTGGCGGAGCAAGCAATTTTAGCCCGGTGGAATCTGCCAGGATAGCCAATAAGATTCAAAAATTTTTACTGAAGGATACCCGACTGGGAATACCAGCTATAATTCACGAAGAATCCTGCTGTGGATATATGGCTAAGGGAGCAACTTGTTTTCCTCAGGCTATAGGTGTGGCAAGTACCTGGCAACCAGAATTGGTTAAGGAAATGGCTGTTGTCATTAGAGAGCAGATGAAATCAGTTGGTGCTCACCAGGCGTTAGCTCCTGTGCTGGATATTACCAGAGATGCCCGATGGGGAAGGGTAGAAGAAACCTTTGGAGAAGATCCTTATCTTGTTTCTATAATGGGACTACATTATATAGTGGGAATTCAGGGTAATGATTGGAAGGAAGGAATAATGGCTACTGCTAAACATTTTGTGGGTTATGGCCTGTCAGAAGGTGGAATGAACTGGGCACCGGTACATATCCCTCCGAGAGAAATGCAGGAGGTATTCTTATTACCCTTTGAAGTTGCAGTCAAAGAAGCAAAAGTTGCTGCAATTATGCCAGCTTATCATGAATTGGATGGCATTCCCTGTCATAGTTCAACAGAATTATTAAGAGATATCTTAAGACAACAATGGGGCTTTGATGGTTTAGTCGTATCGGATTATTTTGCCATAAATATGCTTAAGGAGACACATTTAATTGCCTCTAATAAGGAAAATGCAGCAAGGTTAGCAATTGAAGCAGGTGTGGATATAGAATTACCTAGTACTGATTGTTACGGTAAACCATTAAAAGATTTATTGCAGAAGGGTAAAATTGATGAGCAATTAATTAACGAATCTGTGGCAAGGATTCTTAAAAAGAAGTTTTTATTAGGTATTTTTAATAACCCCTCTGTAGATGAAAATAAGAGTTCTAAGGTATTTGATACACCGAAACAGAGGAATCTTGCCCATAGGATAGCTCAGGAATCTATTGTTTTATTAAAAAATGAGAATAATATTTTACCTCTTAAAAAAGGTTTTTCTTCTATTTCGGTAATTGGACCCAATGCTCATAGCGCCAGGAATATTATTGGTGATTATGCTTATCCCTGTCATATAGAATCACTTCTGGATATGAAAAAAGATGATAAATTTAACACCCCAATTCCCAGTAAAGTAGAGATGGATAATAATTTTATACCTATATTGACTGTCCTGGAGGGAATAAAGGAAAAAGTAAACAAAGATACAAAGATTTTCTATGCTGAAGGGTGTGCAGTGTTAGATGATTCCAGAGCAGGCTTTTCTGAAGCGCTGGAATATGTCCGAAAGGCAGAAGTAGCAATAGTGGTTGTGGGGGATAAATCGGGGCTTATTGATGACTGTACCAGTGGTGAAACCAGAGACAGAGCAAGCCTAAATTTACCTGGTGTACAGGAAGAATTGATAAAAGAAATTCATAAAACTGGTACTCCGATTATTTTAGTCCTGATAAATGGCAGGCCTTTATCTATTAATTGGGCAGCAAGGTACATACCGGCAATAATAGAAGCATGGTTGCCAGGCGAAGAAGGAGCAAGGGCAATTGCTGATGTCCTTTTTGGTGATTATAATCCAGGAGGCAAGCTTCCTATTTCCTTTCCTCGTTCTGTAGGACAGGTACCGGTATATTATAATCATAAACCATCTGGTGGCCGCTCTCACTGGAAGGAAGATTATGTTGAGATGAGTAGCAAGCCTCTTTTCCCATTCGGCCATGGATTAAGTTATACCAATTTTGAGTATAGCAATATGGTTATTACTCCCAGGACTGTGTCTCGGGATAGCCAGGTGAAAATAAGTGTTGATATAAAAAATATTGGCTCCAGTACAGGAGATGAAGTTATACAGTTATATGTTCACAATAGACAAAGTACCATAACTAGACCATTAAAAGAACTGAAGGGTTTTAAGAGAATTACTTTAAAGCCAGGCAAAAAAAAGACAGTGTACTTCATTTTACTATCAGAACAACTTGGTTTTTATAATAAAGAATTCAAGTATGTTGTAGAACCGGCAACAGTAAAGGTTATGATAGGAAGTTCTTCTGAACATATCCGTTTAGTGGATGAGTATGAAATTATAGAATAAAGAAACAATCAATATTAAAATATGTGATAGCAAATTGAAATACCTACCAGTAATAAAAAACTAAATAAAAAAAAGGGGGGATTGCTTAGATAAATAAACTTTTTCTATATTTAATTTTTTTATTATATAAAAAAGGAGATTCTAATTATGAAAAAATTTCAGATTGGGTTACTAACCATTACATTTTTAATTGTTTTGAGTCTATCAGTTTTTGCTGCCGACAAACCTTTAATCGGTCTATCTTTTGCTGATTTTACCTTAGAAAGATGGGTAAGAGAAGCTGAAGAGATGACTAAATTAGCCAATAATGCAGGTGCCGAGGTTATTGTTCAAGAAGCTAACCATGATCCAAAGATACAGAATGATCAAATAGAGAACATGGTTTTACAAGGTGCAGATGTTATTCTTATTGTTGCAGAAGATGGTGCAGCTGCTGCAACAGCAGTCGATGCTGCAACAGAAGCTGGTGTAAAGTGTATCGCTTATGACCGTTTAATCAAATCACCAAACAATGCTGTGTATATTTCCTTTGACAATGTGGAAGTCGGACGAGCCCAAGCCAGAGGAGTTTTAGCTGTCAAAGATAGTGGCAAATTTGCACTTCTTGGTGGAAGTCCCACAGACAACAATGCAGTGCTGGTCCGAAAAGGTCAAATGGAAGTTCTGCAACCTTATATTGATAAAGGTCAGGTTGAGATTGTCGCAGACCAATGGGTACCTAATTGGGATACGGCTGAAGCATTAAAGATTATGGAAAACATGCTTACTGCTACTAATAATGAGATTGATGCGGTTGTTGCCTCCAATGATTCAACTGCATTAGGGGCTATTGAAGCTTTAAGAGCTCAGGGTCTGGCTGGTAAGGTTCCTATTTCTGCCCAGGATGCCACAGCAGCAGGTTGTAATGCAATAGCTAAAGGAGAGCTTACGGTTAGTGTATATAAAGATATAAGAAAACTTGTTCCGCTATCAATTGAAATAGCAGTCAAGCTGGCTAAAGGTGAAGCTGTAGAAGGCTTAGAAGAGTTCTCATTGGCAGAGCTAACCGGAGAAGACCTAAAAGGTACAGTGCCTTGTCGATTCCTGGAAGTTGTAGGCGCCACAAAAGATAACCTTTATGAGGTCATTATAAAGAGTGGGTATCAGTCCTATGATGATGTCTATAAAGGTGTTCCTGAAGCCGAGAGACCCCCAAGAATATAGTAGCTAAAATACTTTAACAGATGTACCACCGGCTATTAATAATACCGATGGTACATCTGATACTTTTATAATACTAATATAATGAAAAACCCTAATGGGGGGTATTAAATTTGAAAGATCAATTTATTTTAAAAATTAAAAATATAACAAAAGATTTTCCAGGTGTACGAGCATTATCTGATGTTTCCTTTAATGTAAAGAAAGGAGATATTCATGGTATCTGCGGAGAAAACGGTGCTGGTAAATCAACTTTAGTTAAGATTTTAGCAGGAGTATATCCTTATAATACTTATGAGGGAAATATTTATTTTGATGAAAAAGAATTAAAACTTACCTCATCTTCTATTGAAGAAGCAATAAATGAGGGAATTGCCACTGTCTATCAAGAACTTGTTCTGGTACCATACTTAACAGCTGGCGAAAATATTTTTTTAGGAAGAGAGCCAGAAGAAAAAGGAATTTTAAATTGGGAGAAGCTTTATTCAGATACAAAAGAGATTCTTACTAAATACAAATTAAACGTTCCTCTGTTTAAAAAAATATCCTCATTGAGCGTTGGACAACAACAGATGGTTGAAATTGCCAAGGCCTTATCACGTCAAGTTAAATTACTAATTCTTGATGAGCCTACCTCTGCCCTTACTGATGCCGAATCTAATTCTTTAATGGAGATCCTTAAGAATTTAAAAAAGAGCGGAGTCACCTGTATTTATATTTCACATAGGTTAGATGAATTTTTCCGGATTGCGGATAGCATAACAGTACTTAGAGATGGCCAGGTTGTCGATACAGTGAAAACTAAAGATACTACTGAAGAGAAAGTCATTGCCATGATGGTTGGGAGAGAGATGAAAAAAAGATTTCCTGACAAAAAATCTAAACCCGGGGGAAAGCTTCTAGAAATAAAGAATTTATCAGTGTCATTGAAAAATAAATCCATAATTAAGAATGTTTCATTCGATTTGAAAAAAGGAGAAATACTGGGAATAGCAGGATTAATGGGTTCAGGAAGAACTGAACTTGTAACAGCTTTATTTGGTGAGTATGGAAATCAAGTTACTGGTGATATTTTTCTGGAAGGAAAGCCTGTGCAAATTAATTCGGCAGAAGATGCTATTAAATATGGAATAAGCCTGGTTCCGGAAGATAGAAAAGAAAAGGGATTGGTGTTGATACAGGAAATGTTTAAAAACATTTCTTTACCAAACCTTAGGCAATTTACCACCAGATTAAATATTGATAAATATAAGGAATTGCAGGAATGCAAAAAGTATTCTGATTACCTTACCATCAAAGCACCCTCTCTTTTTACTATTACGGAATCTTTAAGTGGAGGCAATCAACAGAAAGTTGTTATTGCCAAATGGTTAATGTCAAATCCGAAAATCCTTATTTTAGATGATCCGACTAGAGGAATTGATGTAGGTACAAAGTATGAGATATATAATCTCATAAACAAGCTTGCTGAAAAGGGCGTAGGCATAATTATGATATCTTCAGAGTTGGAGGAGGTACTGGGGATCAGTGACAGAATTATGATTATGCATGAAGGCCAGTGTGCTGGAACATTAGAACGCAAAGAAGCTACTCAGGAAAAAATTATGGCGTTAGCCACAAATATAAAAAAATAACAGGTATGACTAATGAAAGATTTAAATTATATTCAAAAGTTTAAGGGATTCAGGATTGATTTTAGGGCATATACATTGTTTTTTGCTCTTGTTATTATTTGGTTGCTTTTTGGATCTTTAACTGGTGGTGTATTTCTTTCAACAAGAAATTTTTCAAATCTTCTAAGACAAATGACCATTATCTCATTTCTAGCCATAGGGATGACCCCAGTCATTATAACAGGTAATATTGACCTTTCAGTAGGAGCCATGACTGGGTTTATAAGTGTAATAGCTGCCTATTTACAAGCAATTATTTTACCCAATCTTCTTCCAGGATTGTTTCCTTCTCTTTCTATGGAATCATTAGGAATTATCAGTACAGTTGTTACAGTGCTTATCTGTCTTTTGATTGGTTTATTGATTGGACTTGGTCAGGGTTACATTATAGCTTATGGAGGAGTACCAGCTTTTATTGTTACGCTTGGAGGACAATTCGTTCTTAAGGGTGGTATTTTGGGAGTCACTCAAGGTAAAACAATCATTCCCATTGAAGATTCCCTTCGTGTTATGGCTCAAGGATATCTATCTACGTATACAGGTATAGTCATTGCGATTATTGCTATTATAATTATTTTTATATCTACATTACAGAATAGAGCGAAAAAGAAACAATATGGGATTAAAATCAGATCACTTGGTCTGGATCTATTTTTTGCAGCGGTATTTTCAGTATTTATTTTAGTGTTTACTTTTATGATGAACAGTTATAGAGGAATTCAGATTCCAGTATTGATTATGGCAGCTATTGCCATAATAGTTACTTATATAATGAACAATACAAGGTTTGGAAGATACATTTATGCTGTGGGTGGTAACAGAGAAGCAACAAGGCTGTCTGGTATAAATGTGAAAAAAGTTGTTCTAAAAACATATGTTATGATGGGCATTCTATGCGGTGTTAGTGGAATTATTTTGACCGGTTATGTTGCCGCAGGGACCACCAGTGGTGGTACTAACTACGAGCTTTCAGCAATCGGTGGCTGTGTTATGGGCGGTACCAGTTTAATGGGAGGTATTGGAACAGTATTTGGTGCTGTAATTGGCACTCTTATTATGACCAGTCTTGAAAATGGAATGAGTGTCATGAATATGAGTGTCTTCTGGCAGTATATTGTTAAGGGATTGATATTGATTCTGGCTGTTTATATGGATGTAACATCAAGAAAAAATAAGACGTAAAATAAAAAAAATATTATAAAAATTATATTCAAGAAAAGGAATAGTTTCAAATCATGAACAAAAGCAAAACCAACCTGGGAAATTCAATAACAATAAAGAAATGGAATCTTAGCAGCAT
This region includes:
- a CDS encoding carbohydrate ABC transporter permease — translated: MLLNNSKKSKKLKKNYSVILKYIILILAALFILFPIVMIIFGALKTRGEFMTIPYIPPIPPKWDNIKKVLSMPIFWYMLRNSVLVMIMTTIGVLSIAAFAAFAFSRLKFRGQNIFFNFFTLGLMFPITVAILPIYLVIRQMGLTNNLMGVILVQIAFHLSVSIVILRNFFLAIPSELQDAASIDGCTALGFFWCVLLPLARPSLAAVAALTMVNSWNDLLVPLVLIDKERLWTLPLGTMQFQGQYGMDLSLVAAFLLLSAIPALIFYIFAERQLVSGLTAGALKG
- a CDS encoding glycoside hydrolase family 3 N-terminal domain-containing protein, producing the protein MKDKVNRQTNANCQEKNHLFARQSIDKKVQHLLSRMTLEEKIAQLGSVWIYEILEGNSFSQGKAKKLMKHGIGQVTRLGGASNFSPVESARIANKIQKFLLKDTRLGIPAIIHEESCCGYMAKGATCFPQAIGVASTWQPELVKEMAVVIREQMKSVGAHQALAPVLDITRDARWGRVEETFGEDPYLVSIMGLHYIVGIQGNDWKEGIMATAKHFVGYGLSEGGMNWAPVHIPPREMQEVFLLPFEVAVKEAKVAAIMPAYHELDGIPCHSSTELLRDILRQQWGFDGLVVSDYFAINMLKETHLIASNKENAARLAIEAGVDIELPSTDCYGKPLKDLLQKGKIDEQLINESVARILKKKFLLGIFNNPSVDENKSSKVFDTPKQRNLAHRIAQESIVLLKNENNILPLKKGFSSISVIGPNAHSARNIIGDYAYPCHIESLLDMKKDDKFNTPIPSKVEMDNNFIPILTVLEGIKEKVNKDTKIFYAEGCAVLDDSRAGFSEALEYVRKAEVAIVVVGDKSGLIDDCTSGETRDRASLNLPGVQEELIKEIHKTGTPIILVLINGRPLSINWAARYIPAIIEAWLPGEEGARAIADVLFGDYNPGGKLPISFPRSVGQVPVYYNHKPSGGRSHWKEDYVEMSSKPLFPFGHGLSYTNFEYSNMVITPRTVSRDSQVKISVDIKNIGSSTGDEVIQLYVHNRQSTITRPLKELKGFKRITLKPGKKKTVYFILLSEQLGFYNKEFKYVVEPATVKVMIGSSSEHIRLVDEYEIIE
- a CDS encoding substrate-binding domain-containing protein, with product MKKFQIGLLTITFLIVLSLSVFAADKPLIGLSFADFTLERWVREAEEMTKLANNAGAEVIVQEANHDPKIQNDQIENMVLQGADVILIVAEDGAAAATAVDAATEAGVKCIAYDRLIKSPNNAVYISFDNVEVGRAQARGVLAVKDSGKFALLGGSPTDNNAVLVRKGQMEVLQPYIDKGQVEIVADQWVPNWDTAEALKIMENMLTATNNEIDAVVASNDSTALGAIEALRAQGLAGKVPISAQDATAAGCNAIAKGELTVSVYKDIRKLVPLSIEIAVKLAKGEAVEGLEEFSLAELTGEDLKGTVPCRFLEVVGATKDNLYEVIIKSGYQSYDDVYKGVPEAERPPRI
- the gguA gene encoding sugar ABC transporter ATP-binding protein, whose protein sequence is MKDQFILKIKNITKDFPGVRALSDVSFNVKKGDIHGICGENGAGKSTLVKILAGVYPYNTYEGNIYFDEKELKLTSSSIEEAINEGIATVYQELVLVPYLTAGENIFLGREPEEKGILNWEKLYSDTKEILTKYKLNVPLFKKISSLSVGQQQMVEIAKALSRQVKLLILDEPTSALTDAESNSLMEILKNLKKSGVTCIYISHRLDEFFRIADSITVLRDGQVVDTVKTKDTTEEKVIAMMVGREMKKRFPDKKSKPGGKLLEIKNLSVSLKNKSIIKNVSFDLKKGEILGIAGLMGSGRTELVTALFGEYGNQVTGDIFLEGKPVQINSAEDAIKYGISLVPEDRKEKGLVLIQEMFKNISLPNLRQFTTRLNIDKYKELQECKKYSDYLTIKAPSLFTITESLSGGNQQKVVIAKWLMSNPKILILDDPTRGIDVGTKYEIYNLINKLAEKGVGIIMISSELEEVLGISDRIMIMHEGQCAGTLERKEATQEKIMALATNIKK
- a CDS encoding sugar ABC transporter permease; translation: MKDLNYIQKFKGFRIDFRAYTLFFALVIIWLLFGSLTGGVFLSTRNFSNLLRQMTIISFLAIGMTPVIITGNIDLSVGAMTGFISVIAAYLQAIILPNLLPGLFPSLSMESLGIISTVVTVLICLLIGLLIGLGQGYIIAYGGVPAFIVTLGGQFVLKGGILGVTQGKTIIPIEDSLRVMAQGYLSTYTGIVIAIIAIIIIFISTLQNRAKKKQYGIKIRSLGLDLFFAAVFSVFILVFTFMMNSYRGIQIPVLIMAAIAIIVTYIMNNTRFGRYIYAVGGNREATRLSGINVKKVVLKTYVMMGILCGVSGIILTGYVAAGTTSGGTNYELSAIGGCVMGGTSLMGGIGTVFGAVIGTLIMTSLENGMSVMNMSVFWQYIVKGLILILAVYMDVTSRKNKT